A stretch of Diabrotica undecimpunctata isolate CICGRU unplaced genomic scaffold, icDiaUnde3 ctg00000568.1, whole genome shotgun sequence DNA encodes these proteins:
- the LOC140431117 gene encoding uncharacterized protein, with protein MASIQTKGLRILQVNIGRAKVAHDLIYSKALQIDADIIIVPEPNKNISKKIGWISDNRADVAVFLVNNKVCINKITKKEGFLKIKINELAIIACYISPNITMTQYAERVEKIIEASQGGTTYIIAGDINAKSILWGSPKNDKRGEIWNEWISSANLTVLNNGKPTFERGESRSHIDITLATNNCAKKISGWDVLDDNIFTFHKYISYEVGIKVTTRHGRKLLEFDKNKFRNQIRNLQEETTNFNNFRDNIIKAHKASSKSKHVTYTIPYWWNENIHQKRTECLRIRRTAQRNRTQQVKEEYKNAKKELNKLIKWAKRKLYENIVKNRLEDELSERETISNRQYGFRKAKSAIDAVKSLTDTVKNTKKRWAILVMFDVKNAFNSANWAHIITKLESARVSGYLINIIKRYLTNRYVTVAKNTEQKLTAGVPQGSVLGPTLWNILYNGVLEIDYGRDTLAIAYADDLAILVMTDMNWKIEDKVNTCCRKVNSWMARNDLELAGSKTEVVILKGPRRRPEMTFQIGSTIITPTNCAKYLGIYIDTGLRFTKHLTNVVQRAEERTAALQRIMPNIGGPSSQKRRMYLQVVQSTILYGTPIWADVLNYKKYRDMITRAQRKPLLKVTSAYRTTSTMALQFLTGHGSFRSYTYRIRKTSDDNCVICKVEDDAEHCIFRCKVFASEQHIMRTKLGEISSDNLIRVAMESRENFEFLVDQVTKIMKRKSMIEKETETG; from the exons ATGGCTTCGATCCAGACAAAAGGACTTAGAATACTGCAGGTGAACATCGGAAGGGCAAAGGTGGCACACGACCTGATTTACTCAAAAGCCCTGCAAATTGACGCAGATATCATCATAGTCCCAGAACCGaataaaaatatctcaaaaaaaatTGGTTGGATCTCCGATAACAGAGCAGACGTTGCTGTATTTTTGGTAAACAACAAAGTGTGCATaaacaaaattaccaaaaaagaGGGATttctaaagataaaaataaacgaaCTAGCAATCATAGCCTGTTATATCTCACCTAATATAACCATGACACAATATGCTGAGCGGGTTGAAAAAATCATTGAGGCGTCACAAGGAGGAACAACATACATAATTGCTGGTGATATAAACGCCAAATCTATTCTTTGGGGGTCCCCAAAAAATGACAAAAGAGGAGAAATTTGGAACGAATGGATCTCCTCCGCAAACCTGACTGTGCTAAACAATGGTAAACCCACATTCGAAAGAGGTGAGTCGCGAAGTCACATAGACATTACACTAGCAACCAACAACTGCGCCAAGAAGATCTCGGGATGGGATGTGCTTGATGATAACATCTTTACGTTTCACAAGTACATCTCATACGAAGTCGGCATTAAGGTCACAACCAGGCACGGCAGGAAATTACTCGAGTTCGATAAGAACAAATTCAGGAATCAGATACGGAACTTACAAGAAGAAACTACCAACTTTAATAACTTTAGAGACAACATAATAAAAGCACACAAAGCGAGCAGCAAAAGCAAACATGTCACATACACAATACCATACTGGTGGAATGAAAACATTCACCAAAAGCGGACAGAATGTCTTAGAATCAGGCGTACGGCACAGAGAAATAGGACGCAGCAAGTTAAAGAAGAGTATAAGAACGCCAAAAAGGAACTCAATAAATTGATCAAATGGGCTAAAC GAAAACTAtacgaaaatattgtcaaaaatcgCCTAGAAGATGAATTAAGTGAAAGAGAGACTATCTCCAACAGACAATACGGATTTAGAAAAGCTAAATCAGCCATAGACGCGGTAAAAAGTTTAACCGATACtgtaaaaaacacaaagaaaagatGGGCTATACTGGTTATGTTTGATGTAAAGAATGCCTTCAACTCTGCCAACTgggcacatatcataacaaaactgGAATCAGCACGAGTGTCAGGATATCTCATCAATATCATTAAAAGGTATCTTACTAATAGATACGTTACAGTGGCAAAAAATACAGAACAGAAGTTAACAGCCGGCGTACCGCAAGGTTCTGTATTAGGTCCGACACtctggaatatattatataacggggTACTAGAAATAGACTATGGTAGAGATACTCTAGCTAttgcatacgcagatgacctggCGATACTAGTCATGACTGACATGAACTGGAAAATCGAAGACAAAGTCAACACATGCTGCAGAAAAGTCAACAGCTGGATGGCTAGAAACGATCTTGAACTAGCAGGAAGCAAAACGGAAGTGGTCATACTAAAAGGACCACGACGAAGACCCGAGATGACTTTTCAAATTGGTAGTACTATTATAACCCCTACAAATTGTGCAAAATACCTAGGCATATACATCGACACAGGTCTAAGGTTCACAAAACACCTGACAAATGTAGTCCAGAGGGCGGAAGAAAGAACGGCAGCCCTACAAAGAATCATGCCGAATATAGGAGGCCCAAGCAGCCAAAAACGAAGAATGTACCTGCAAGTGGTACAGTCAACTATATTATATGGAACCCCCATTTGGGCAGACGtactaaattacaaaaagtacagaGACATGATAACCAGAGCCCAGCGAAAGCCTCTATTAAAAGTTACAAGTGCGTACAGGACCACTTCAACGATGGCCCTACAG ttcCTGACCGGACATGGATCTTTCAGGTCTTACACGTATCGTATACGAAAAACCAGCGATGATAATTGTGTCATATGTAAAGTAGAAGACGATGCGGAGCATTGTATCTTTAGGTGCAAGGTGTTTGCGTCGGAACAACACATAATGCGAACAAAGCTAGGAGAGATATCCTCTGACAACTTGATACGTGTCGCTATGGAAAGCAGAGAGAACTTTGAATTTCTTGtagaccaagtaacaaaaattatgaagagAAAGTCCATGATAGAGAAAGAAACTGAGACAGGATGA